Proteins encoded within one genomic window of Spiribacter curvatus:
- the gltX gene encoding glutamate--tRNA ligase has translation MSVTTRFAPSPTGYLHIGGARTALFCWLYARRHGGRFVLRVEDTDLERSTPEAINAILEGMSWLGIDYDEGPLYQTERFERYGEVIDRMLEDGTAYRCYCSKERLDHLRADQQARKVKPRYDGRCRHLTEPPADAVGDPVIRFRQPHEGHTVVDDQVKGRVAFDNAELDDLIIARADGSPTYNFVVVVDDMDMGISHVIRGDDHLNNSARQANILKALGVEPPAYAHVPMILDAQGKKLSKRTGAASVMDYRDAGYLPEAVINYLVRLGWAHGDQEVFTLDELIEYFDIGEINHSASSLNPSKLDWLNQHYMKTLPPAHVARHLAQHLGALGIDPAAAGAPGIEAVVAAQAERSKTLVEMAENSRFFYQDPDGFDEKAARKHLLGAAEVLDALSNALAEVEHWQADAIHQAVTGVAEEQGLKMGKVAQPLRVAVSGGPVSPPIDITLELLGREAVLRRIHAASEWVRVQAET, from the coding sequence ATGTCCGTCACCACCCGTTTCGCCCCGAGTCCCACCGGCTATCTCCATATCGGCGGTGCCCGTACGGCGCTTTTCTGCTGGCTCTACGCCCGCCGGCACGGCGGCCGCTTTGTCCTGCGGGTCGAAGACACCGATCTGGAGCGCTCAACCCCCGAGGCGATCAACGCTATCCTCGAGGGCATGAGCTGGCTTGGTATCGACTATGACGAGGGGCCGCTCTACCAGACGGAGCGTTTTGAGCGGTACGGCGAGGTGATTGACCGGATGCTCGAGGACGGTACGGCTTACCGTTGTTATTGCTCGAAGGAGCGACTCGATCACCTCCGCGCCGATCAGCAGGCGCGTAAGGTCAAACCCCGCTATGATGGCCGATGCCGGCATCTGACCGAGCCGCCCGCGGACGCCGTGGGTGATCCGGTGATCCGCTTCCGTCAGCCCCACGAGGGGCACACCGTGGTCGACGATCAGGTCAAGGGGCGGGTGGCGTTCGACAATGCCGAGCTTGATGATCTGATCATTGCCCGTGCGGATGGCTCACCCACCTATAATTTCGTTGTGGTGGTGGATGACATGGACATGGGGATCAGCCATGTCATTCGCGGCGATGACCACCTCAACAACAGTGCGCGCCAGGCCAATATCCTCAAGGCGCTGGGGGTCGAGCCACCGGCCTACGCGCATGTGCCGATGATTCTTGATGCCCAGGGCAAGAAACTCTCCAAACGCACCGGGGCAGCCAGTGTCATGGATTATCGCGATGCCGGCTATCTGCCCGAGGCGGTGATCAACTACCTGGTCAGGCTGGGATGGGCGCATGGCGATCAGGAGGTATTCACGCTTGATGAGCTGATCGAGTATTTCGACATCGGCGAGATCAATCACTCGGCCTCCAGCCTCAATCCGTCGAAACTGGACTGGCTCAACCAGCATTATATGAAGACGCTGCCGCCGGCGCATGTCGCCCGGCATCTGGCGCAGCATCTGGGGGCGCTCGGCATTGATCCCGCTGCGGCCGGGGCGCCCGGCATCGAGGCGGTTGTCGCGGCGCAGGCAGAGCGCAGCAAGACGCTGGTCGAGATGGCCGAGAACAGCCGGTTTTTCTACCAAGATCCTGATGGCTTCGATGAAAAGGCGGCGCGCAAGCATCTGCTGGGTGCCGCTGAGGTGCTTGATGCATTGAGCAATGCACTGGCCGAGGTGGAGCACTGGCAGGCCGACGCCATCCACCAGGCGGTGACCGGCGTCGCTGAAGAGCAGGGGCTGAAGATGGGCAAGGTGGCCCAGCCCCTGCGGGTGGCGGTGTCGGGCGGCCCGGTGTCCCCGCCCATCGATATCACGCTCGAACTTCTGGGGCGCGAGGCGGTGCTTCGTCGTATTCATGCGGCGAGTGAATGGGTCCGCGTGCAGGCGGAAACCTGA
- a CDS encoding transcriptional regulator, with amino-acid sequence MDNRNNSQTVVLRGADFHRIISDETRLRMLTCLHRAGELEADDLAQAMTQEPAQTRQLLGDLAARGLLAARHQHPRIHYRLADDLPVWVTIALGAARDWDGAAAG; translated from the coding sequence GTGGATAACAGAAACAATTCCCAGACCGTTGTACTACGCGGTGCAGACTTCCATCGGATCATCAGCGACGAAACCCGTCTGCGCATGCTGACCTGCCTGCATCGGGCCGGTGAGCTGGAGGCGGATGATCTGGCCCAGGCGATGACGCAGGAACCGGCTCAGACGCGTCAGCTGCTGGGTGATCTGGCCGCCCGCGGCCTGCTCGCGGCGAGGCACCAGCATCCCCGGATTCACTACCGGTTGGCTGACGATTTACCGGTATGGGTGACCATCGCCTTGGGTGCGGCGCGCGATTGGGACGGGGCCGCCGCCGGCTGA
- a CDS encoding FAD-linked oxidase C-terminal domain-containing protein: protein MPAHAVFRAEDTQFDVAIDPLIETLRAVLPGEGLIVHEAGRRAYECDGLSTYKQLPLLVAVPETIEQVQATVRACSEAGVPVVTRGSGTSLSGGALPHPQGLLLAMGKFNRIHDVDAERRIARIDPGVRNLAISEAAAPYGLYYAPDPSSQIACSIGGNVGENAGGVHCLKYGLTVHNVLALKVVTMDGDITTIGSEALDSPGLDLLALMHGSEGMLGVIVEITVKLLPAPLTKQVLMASFDNVEAGGHAVAGIVADGIIPGGLEMMDGAAIQAAEDFVHAGYDTQAAAILICELDGSEAEVADQMQAVENCLTAHGASAIHVAADNAEQARFWAGRKAAFPAVGRISPDYYCMDGTIPRKQLAYVLRRISELSAAHKLETVNVFHAGDGNLHPLILFDGNQSDQLDAAEALGSDILQLCVEVGGTVTGEHGVGVEKINEMCVQFETAEIEQFHAIKAAFDDQALLNPGKAIPTLNRCAEFGRMHVHNGELPHPEIERL, encoded by the coding sequence ATGCCAGCTCATGCTGTTTTTCGTGCTGAAGACACGCAGTTCGATGTCGCCATTGACCCACTCATCGAGACGTTGCGGGCGGTCCTGCCCGGCGAAGGGTTGATTGTTCACGAGGCCGGCCGACGCGCTTACGAATGCGACGGGCTGTCCACTTATAAACAACTGCCTTTGCTCGTGGCCGTTCCCGAGACCATTGAGCAGGTCCAGGCAACCGTTCGTGCCTGCAGCGAGGCCGGGGTTCCAGTCGTTACCCGCGGTTCAGGGACCAGCCTCTCGGGCGGTGCCCTGCCTCATCCGCAGGGTCTATTGCTGGCGATGGGCAAGTTCAACCGCATTCACGACGTCGATGCCGAGCGGCGTATCGCCCGGATCGACCCAGGCGTTCGCAACTTAGCCATCAGCGAAGCGGCCGCTCCTTACGGGCTGTATTACGCGCCTGACCCATCATCACAGATCGCTTGCTCGATCGGTGGCAATGTTGGCGAAAATGCCGGCGGCGTTCACTGTCTTAAATATGGTCTCACTGTCCATAATGTATTGGCGCTGAAAGTCGTCACGATGGATGGCGACATCACCACCATTGGCTCAGAGGCGCTCGATTCGCCGGGCCTTGATCTGCTCGCGCTCATGCATGGCTCCGAGGGCATGCTCGGGGTGATCGTCGAAATTACGGTAAAACTGCTGCCGGCCCCACTCACCAAGCAAGTCCTGATGGCTTCGTTCGACAACGTTGAGGCCGGCGGACATGCCGTTGCCGGCATTGTCGCCGATGGCATCATTCCCGGCGGTTTAGAGATGATGGATGGTGCTGCCATTCAGGCCGCCGAAGATTTCGTGCATGCGGGCTACGACACCCAGGCCGCCGCCATTCTCATCTGCGAACTCGATGGCAGCGAAGCCGAGGTGGCCGATCAGATGCAGGCGGTCGAAAACTGCCTGACTGCGCACGGCGCCAGTGCCATTCACGTGGCGGCCGATAACGCGGAGCAGGCGCGTTTCTGGGCCGGACGCAAAGCGGCATTTCCGGCTGTCGGTCGTATATCGCCTGACTATTACTGCATGGATGGCACTATCCCGCGCAAACAGCTTGCCTATGTACTGCGCCGGATTAGTGAGCTGAGCGCGGCGCATAAACTCGAAACCGTCAACGTTTTTCATGCCGGCGATGGCAACCTGCATCCTCTTATCCTCTTTGATGGCAATCAGTCTGATCAACTTGATGCGGCTGAAGCCCTCGGCAGTGACATATTGCAGCTGTGCGTTGAAGTCGGCGGCACCGTCACCGGGGAACATGGCGTTGGCGTGGAGAAGATCAACGAAATGTGCGTGCAGTTTGAAACGGCTGAAATTGAGCAGTTCCACGCCATCAAAGCGGCCTTTGATGACCAGGCGCTCCTCAATCCAGGCAAGGCCATTCCAACGCTCAATCGCTGCGCGGAATTCGGTCGCATGCATGTCCATAACGGTGAGTTGCCTCACCCTGAAATCGAACGGCTTTGA